The following DNA comes from Malania oleifera isolate guangnan ecotype guangnan chromosome 12, ASM2987363v1, whole genome shotgun sequence.
ATATGCTAGGAGTATGTGCTCGTTTAAGATCTTCTGGCTTCCACtatcctttcccttatgtgtgcgTTAACATATTAAATCTGCTCAAACACTGGATACACACAGAAGAAacttgcagtttgtcattatcaaaattagttatcggactcaaaaagtcaacaaaaagtTATAACTTTTAAGTCATGAATTAGTACTGTTCATCAGTCCGTGAATATGCATCATAAGGGTGCAACAATATATGTACAATAATCCTTGAGCATAGTTGTGAACTGTATTCTCAAGTACTAATTTCAGTTATGCATATTAAGATTAGGTTTGACCGAAGATATTAATGGTAGATTTGATATTGGATAACCTAACTAGCTAGTCACACAttcaaaaataaagtaaaataaaaatttggtaGCGACCGACTCCATCTTTGTTATtaaaaagtcatttttttttggttttaaatgTCATGTTGTGCCCGAAAATACATTTCTAATAAAATAAGGAAGATTAATTAAGAGACTCTGCATTAAAAGATAAAAGATAATCAGACTATGATAGTGTGCATGCTTGTATTAACTCATTTTGAACAATAAGGTGAGGCTCTCCGTTTTCATTACAATTAGGTGATTTGTACAAAACAATGGATTGGTGCTAAAGAGGTacatgtttttttcttttcccccacttttctttgtttgtttcttttctttcttgatcGATCATCTAATAATAATGTATTGATCTTAGAGATTAATCACATGGTTCCACAAAGTCAAGAAGATTATTTTTTGTCTTCAAGATAGGGGATCAAGATCTTCTGGCTAGTAGGACTGTTGCTCTTTTAAGTAGTGGAAGTGTTTAGCATTGAAAAGGAAATGACTACATCTTTAGACTTATTCTACATATATAGATCATAAAATCTAACCCtaaaactatttttcaattgttgtAACATGATTGTCATCTCATCTCACCAGTCTATTGATAAAAGATAGAGAGTGCAAGAGGGATGGATACAGTTGCTCAACTTTACCCAACTCCACCAAAGAGTGACCCTAGAGCATCTTGATTTAGTCCAAAAACTTGTATGGCTCAAtctgaatctctctctctctttctaactAGTGATGTGACCCGCTTACAACTGTTGAAAAAATAGTTTAAAACTAGCTAAGTACTCCAGATTGTCATCATGTATTCttgcttttccttttcttttcttgtagCTAGGGTTTGAACTTTCAGCATCTCAGAAGTTGGGATCACATTCTTACGTGTAGCTCAGAGGCCTACAATTAGTTTAGAAGAGGGTAATTTACCTGCTACATACAAAACCAAACTACTTCTCTAGCTAAAAACATGAACTTGCAATAAGCTAGCTGCTGCTGTTCCTCAAAACTACCAGCAATGGTTTCCTGCATTTGAATCTAATTTAGTAGCATGGCACTTGTTCTGTGGGATACCCTGTGCACATTTGGTCACTAGGACAAGTTAGGGGGTGAATCCCAGACCACATTATTGGATTTCCATGCATCAGCAGGCACGTCCAAAGCCAAGCTGAAGCATGGAAACCCAATATTGGATTGGAGGGTTCCCCAGTGCTGATCATTGCCGTGCATCGTGATCAAGTTCTTTATCAGTAATGCATGAGCATTCTGTTCTGCATCTCCCAAGCTCTGTTGCATCTCCTGTTGTGTAGGGGTACCGATGGAGAATAAGTCCTTGTGCACCTCTTGTGCACCTCTAATTATGTCTACACTCTCCAAGGCTTTACTGAAATCTCCGAGGTGCATCGGTGATGGCGCCATGTTTAGCAGGATGGAGGAAACATCGACTGCGCATTTAGGCGCTGTGCTCATTTCCAATGGTGAAAATGTGAAGCCATTGGGGAGGTCTCCATTTGAAATGGGAGCTTGGTGATGATTCGTGGTTTTGTGGGAAAGAAGATATAAGGGGGAGAAATTAGTAGAAGGAGATGACTGTTGGGGCAAGTAATTGTTAATGCTTCCACAAATCTGGATGGGTGATCCTCCTTTGGTTGTCAAATCTGGCATGTTCTCTGAACTGAACTGAGGATGGTGGTGTGTGTTTTGCGTTGGTCTTTGATCAGAAGGAATGCCTTCAGGCAATATTGGAGAGACCCATGAATGAGAGATAGCCCTATGACTTGTGGGGTTGGCTTTCTTAAAGATCCTGCAAATTGCCCATGACTCCTGCATTTTCAGGATAAATGAAAGAGTGGATTAGCAGCATACaaaagttattaaaaaaaaaaaaaagtccttcGCCTTTGGTATGTGGAACAcaatggaataaaaaaaaaaaaatt
Coding sequences within:
- the LOC131143988 gene encoding protein FEZ → MDERSDGEKVDEVLLPGFRFHPTDEELVGFYLKRKIQQRPLSIELIKQLDIYKYDPWDLPKLATAGEKEWYFYCPRDRKYRNSARPNRVTGAGFWKATGTDRPIYSEGRKCIGLKKSLVFYKGRAAKGIKTDWMMHEFRLPSLTDSAPPKRFLDKNIPINESWAICRIFKKANPTSHRAISHSWVSPILPEGIPSDQRPTQNTHHHPQFSSENMPDLTTKGGSPIQICGSINNYLPQQSSPSTNFSPLYLLSHKTTNHHQAPISNGDLPNGFTFSPLEMSTAPKCAVDVSSILLNMAPSPMHLGDFSKALESVDIIRGAQEVHKDLFSIGTPTQQEMQQSLGDAEQNAHALLIKNLITMHGNDQHWGTLQSNIGFPCFSLALDVPADAWKSNNVVWDSPPNLS